One stretch of Leptospira mtsangambouensis DNA includes these proteins:
- a CDS encoding SAM-dependent methyltransferase, producing MTPFPFSKSPATVLPQSPPYYLSNFGYWDGEISYETAGLRFVAEFAEGCQLEEKTKILEVGSGLGGSLVYFANKYNPKKLSAINLPGEQSDFAKQLFTDNKIIVSPFLEGSWEKITTLDDSSYHYVFSLDASYHFENLNTFYRESYRVLEPGGRLVFTNFQITEKKMKNFWWLYLPFLIPKGNLKLVEETIQDLKSIGFKQIKEENWTKPVLYGFIKYSEILPASLKIFGKILNWFTKQFCLSYHYHVFEK from the coding sequence ATGACACCCTTCCCTTTCTCAAAATCACCTGCCACCGTCCTTCCCCAGTCACCTCCCTATTACCTTTCCAATTTTGGGTATTGGGATGGAGAAATTTCTTATGAAACCGCAGGACTTCGGTTTGTAGCAGAATTTGCCGAAGGCTGTCAGTTAGAAGAAAAAACAAAAATTTTAGAGGTTGGTTCTGGACTCGGCGGTAGTTTGGTTTACTTCGCAAACAAATACAATCCTAAAAAATTGTCTGCTATCAATTTACCTGGGGAACAATCAGATTTCGCAAAACAATTGTTTACTGATAATAAGATAATCGTTTCACCTTTTTTAGAAGGGAGTTGGGAAAAAATCACAACTTTGGATGATTCTTCCTATCATTATGTTTTTTCTTTAGATGCCTCCTATCATTTTGAAAACTTAAATACTTTCTATCGTGAAAGTTACAGAGTTTTAGAACCTGGAGGGAGACTTGTATTCACAAATTTTCAAATCACAGAAAAAAAGATGAAAAACTTTTGGTGGTTGTATCTTCCCTTTCTCATTCCTAAAGGCAATTTGAAGTTAGTAGAGGAAACCATTCAAGATCTAAAATCCATTGGCTTCAAACAAATAAAAGAAGAAAATTGGACAAAACCAGTTCTTTATGGATTTATAAAATATTCAGAAATATTACCCGCTTCTTTAAAAATATTTGGTAAAATTCTAAATTGGTTTACCAAACAATTTTGTCTTAGTTATCATTATCATGTATTTGAAAAATAG
- a CDS encoding ABC transporter ATP-binding protein produces MKIYRKLWPYLAKYKYRLSLGVFLSIFVSIFNGASLTSLIPIFDSLGTGENYKFQIALTKKDQSLLAEYKKPDHLEGLKYWEWQFANLKQSTNEELADKKPDDLVYLFCLIILPIYFLKLICLAGTVYFVNSAGLLAVSDLRQALYKKLQVLPLNEFYREKTGVLMSRVINDVDIVGKVVSNDLKDAINDFFYIVTHLIILLVLSWKLFFLLFIVIPLIVGPVSTFADRIRRTTKNQQEQLSELNGDLQEVISGIRVIRAFSMEDKEANRFLKVNQNLSDKTFKTHFYHQIGPALTELSGSVVTMVFLGIGAYLLEDASFSKGMFIAFFLTLIFLMRPLKQMSILVNLIQASVIASDRVFEILGRDVDIKEPEGPNQLGPLSKSIEYKNVSYLYPNTEIYALKNINLTLPRGGTIAIVGSSGAGKSTLVDLLPRLIDPSEGGIFWDEVNAKDLSLDNLRKRIGVVSQNIFLFNGSVRENIAFGKPDASEEEIRRAAEDAFASEFIEAFEEGYDTIVGERGVMLSGGQRQRISIARTLLANPEVLILDEATSALDTESERLIQQAFVRLYENKTVIIIAHRLSTVKIADTIYYLENGEIMESGSHADLLKNQNSKYKRLYDMQFSSST; encoded by the coding sequence GTGAAGATTTACCGAAAACTCTGGCCATACTTGGCAAAATACAAATACAGACTTAGCCTCGGTGTTTTCTTGTCTATATTTGTTTCCATTTTTAATGGGGCCTCCCTCACGTCTCTCATTCCGATTTTTGACTCTTTGGGAACAGGTGAGAATTATAAGTTCCAAATTGCATTAACGAAAAAGGACCAATCCCTCCTTGCGGAATATAAAAAACCCGATCATTTGGAAGGACTCAAATATTGGGAATGGCAATTTGCAAATCTAAAACAGAGCACAAACGAAGAACTCGCTGATAAAAAACCAGATGACTTGGTTTATCTATTTTGCCTCATCATTTTACCGATTTATTTTTTGAAGTTAATCTGCCTCGCAGGAACCGTTTACTTTGTCAACTCAGCGGGACTTCTTGCAGTAAGCGACCTCAGGCAAGCTTTATATAAAAAACTGCAGGTATTGCCTCTCAACGAGTTTTATCGTGAAAAAACCGGCGTACTTATGAGTCGAGTGATCAACGACGTCGATATTGTTGGCAAAGTAGTTTCGAATGATTTAAAAGATGCTATCAATGATTTCTTTTATATCGTGACCCACTTAATCATTTTACTTGTGTTAAGTTGGAAATTGTTTTTTTTACTATTTATTGTTATTCCTTTAATTGTAGGCCCCGTAAGCACATTTGCTGATCGGATTAGAAGGACCACAAAGAACCAACAAGAACAATTGTCTGAATTAAATGGTGACCTTCAAGAGGTCATTTCTGGAATTCGAGTCATCCGAGCGTTTTCCATGGAAGACAAAGAAGCAAATCGATTTTTGAAGGTTAATCAAAATCTATCCGACAAAACTTTTAAAACGCATTTTTATCATCAAATTGGTCCCGCCTTAACTGAGTTATCCGGTTCAGTTGTAACAATGGTATTTTTAGGGATTGGTGCTTATTTATTGGAAGACGCCAGTTTTTCTAAAGGGATGTTCATTGCATTTTTTCTTACATTGATATTCCTCATGCGTCCACTGAAACAAATGAGTATTCTTGTAAATTTAATTCAAGCTTCCGTTATCGCAAGTGATCGTGTGTTTGAAATTTTAGGAAGAGATGTGGATATTAAGGAACCGGAAGGCCCAAATCAATTAGGTCCACTTTCAAAATCCATTGAGTATAAAAATGTTTCTTATTTGTATCCCAACACTGAAATTTATGCATTAAAGAATATCAATCTTACGTTACCGCGCGGTGGAACCATTGCGATTGTTGGCTCTTCTGGAGCCGGAAAATCTACGTTAGTTGATCTTTTGCCTAGACTAATTGATCCAAGTGAAGGTGGAATATTTTGGGATGAAGTGAATGCAAAGGATCTGAGTTTAGATAATTTACGTAAACGGATTGGCGTAGTTTCTCAAAATATTTTTCTATTTAACGGTTCGGTTCGTGAAAATATAGCCTTCGGAAAACCAGATGCATCAGAAGAAGAAATAAGACGTGCAGCCGAGGACGCATTCGCTTCAGAGTTTATTGAGGCATTCGAAGAAGGTTATGATACCATTGTTGGAGAACGTGGCGTTATGTTGTCTGGAGGCCAAAGGCAAAGGATTTCGATTGCGCGAACTTTACTTGCAAATCCTGAAGTATTGATTTTGGATGAAGCTACTTCAGCTTTAGATACAGAATCAGAACGTCTGATCCAACAAGCATTCGTCAGGCTGTATGAAAATAAAACGGTTATTATCATCGCACACCGTTTATCGACAGTTAAAATAGCAGATACAATTTATTATTTAGAAAATGGTGAAATAATGGAAAGTGGGAGTCATGCGGATTTACTCAAGAACCAAAATTCTAAATACAAACGTTTGTATGATATGCAGTTTTCTAGTTCCACCTAA
- a CDS encoding FAD-dependent oxidoreductase has product MIAVVGSGIAGLTAAWAIRKFKDVTLFEKHPEIGMAAFGAKQMIDGGEVEFDIPFRTIKRDYYPTLFQVYEKAGIKTRPVDYSFRVESNGDSVFGFRSHQIFGIPFGIPTINSFVSWKGRRIFSDLLKFYANAKDDWKRESRNISILDFLIKYGYSNEFIYEFLLPTFALVNTCKTETVGAYPAETIIGYHSRGYSYTPQETASLGTRDIVNRLTQNLDNVSLNADIQKIYKKAGKTIIQFSNQEKTFDHVILSTQANQGKDLLGAGFELEKEILSEFRYESSDVVLHTDESYFLNPSVSLVFKVRDGFDKPEVTLDLGRIIPELKSKKIFQTWNPHELPKDNDILKFAKFERPVMDDRTAKAIQKITALHSEPDRNLWLCGSYSLYGIPLLEAGAKSSLLVASRLLNQNIDDLIEK; this is encoded by the coding sequence GTGATTGCAGTTGTTGGTTCTGGGATTGCAGGACTGACAGCCGCTTGGGCCATACGTAAATTTAAAGATGTAACATTATTTGAAAAACATCCAGAGATTGGTATGGCTGCATTTGGCGCCAAACAAATGATTGATGGGGGAGAGGTAGAGTTTGATATCCCTTTTAGAACCATCAAACGCGACTATTACCCAACTTTATTTCAGGTTTATGAAAAAGCCGGAATCAAAACAAGACCAGTTGATTATTCCTTTCGAGTTGAATCCAATGGTGATTCTGTTTTTGGATTTCGTTCCCATCAAATTTTCGGTATTCCGTTTGGAATTCCAACAATAAACTCATTTGTTTCGTGGAAAGGTCGCAGGATTTTCTCCGACTTATTAAAGTTTTATGCCAATGCAAAAGATGATTGGAAACGAGAAAGTCGCAATATTTCAATTTTAGATTTTCTTATCAAATACGGTTATTCTAACGAATTTATATACGAATTTCTACTCCCCACCTTTGCACTTGTGAATACTTGTAAAACAGAAACTGTGGGTGCATATCCTGCAGAAACAATCATCGGTTATCATTCTCGGGGGTATTCTTATACACCACAAGAAACCGCAAGTTTAGGAACAAGAGATATCGTAAATCGTCTTACACAAAATTTAGATAACGTAAGTTTGAATGCCGACATCCAAAAGATCTATAAAAAAGCAGGGAAAACTATCATTCAGTTTTCAAACCAAGAGAAAACATTTGATCACGTGATCCTTTCTACACAAGCAAACCAAGGAAAGGATCTTCTTGGTGCTGGATTTGAGTTAGAAAAAGAAATTCTCAGCGAATTCCGTTATGAATCAAGCGATGTTGTATTACATACGGATGAGTCTTATTTTTTAAATCCATCCGTCTCATTGGTGTTTAAGGTTAGAGATGGTTTTGATAAACCAGAAGTCACTTTGGACTTAGGGAGAATCATTCCGGAGCTTAAAAGCAAAAAAATCTTCCAAACATGGAATCCCCATGAACTTCCGAAAGACAATGATATCTTAAAGTTTGCGAAATTTGAAAGGCCTGTCATGGATGATCGAACGGCAAAGGCCATTCAAAAGATCACTGCATTACATTCTGAACCGGATCGTAATCTTTGGCTGTGTGGGTCTTATTCTCTTTATGGAATTCCTCTTTTAGAAGCAGGGGCAAAATCTTCTTTGCTTGTCGCATCAAGGTTACTCAATCAAAACATAGATGACTTGATTGAAAAGTGA
- a CDS encoding succinate CoA transferase, with product MAVTNSLIEQKLKTAEEVAALLPQHVTLGCSGFTPAGYPKLIPVAFAKRIEEEKLKGKEFSINLYAGASTGEELDGALARTGALKLRIPYQSNSHLRNLINQGETDFIDMHLSHVVKYIEHGILPKIDVAIVEAIDVTVDGKIYLSTSSGMSATYISNAESVYVELTDTHPLELKGYHDIYLPNHHEKGLPINILTPGDRIGLPYIQVPPDKIKGIVRSSKPDAATVFKTPDEDCQNIAAHVLSFIQHEIKMGRIPKEYLPFQNGVGNIANAVLASMAKDSNFHSIQMYTEVVQDSVFDLIDAGKLEIASTSALTFSEAGLKRFHENIAEWKSKFVIRPQEISNHPEVIRRMGLIAMNTAIEVDIYGNVNSTHVMGTSMMNGIGGSGDFTRNSHLCIFMTPSLAKDGNISAVVPMVSHTDHNEHSTMVFVTEQGLADLRGCPPKKRAELIINNCAHPIYRDKLREYYENALRVSKGKHTPHDLERALSWHVQFLKTGSMK from the coding sequence ATGGCCGTTACAAACTCACTGATTGAACAAAAATTAAAAACTGCAGAAGAGGTGGCAGCACTTCTGCCCCAACATGTCACTCTAGGCTGTTCTGGATTTACACCAGCAGGATACCCGAAACTCATTCCGGTTGCCTTTGCCAAAAGAATCGAAGAAGAAAAACTAAAAGGAAAAGAATTTTCAATAAACTTGTATGCCGGAGCTTCTACAGGCGAAGAACTAGATGGTGCTTTGGCAAGAACTGGCGCTTTAAAATTACGAATTCCCTATCAATCCAATTCCCATCTTCGTAACCTCATCAACCAAGGGGAAACGGATTTCATCGATATGCATTTATCTCATGTTGTAAAATACATTGAACATGGGATTTTACCAAAAATTGATGTTGCGATTGTGGAAGCCATTGACGTTACCGTTGATGGAAAAATTTATCTTTCAACCTCATCTGGTATGAGTGCAACTTACATTAGCAATGCGGAATCCGTTTACGTTGAATTAACTGATACTCATCCTCTGGAACTAAAAGGATACCATGATATTTATCTACCAAACCATCATGAAAAGGGACTTCCAATCAATATACTCACACCAGGAGATCGGATTGGGTTACCATACATCCAGGTTCCTCCCGATAAAATCAAAGGGATTGTTCGTTCTAGTAAACCTGATGCGGCAACTGTTTTTAAAACTCCCGATGAAGATTGCCAAAACATAGCCGCTCATGTATTATCTTTTATCCAACATGAAATTAAAATGGGAAGAATTCCAAAAGAGTATCTACCATTTCAAAATGGAGTGGGAAACATAGCCAATGCAGTTCTTGCTAGTATGGCTAAAGATTCTAACTTTCATTCAATCCAAATGTATACAGAAGTGGTTCAAGATTCTGTTTTTGATTTGATCGATGCAGGGAAATTGGAAATTGCATCAACCTCTGCATTAACTTTCTCTGAAGCGGGGCTAAAAAGATTCCATGAGAATATTGCAGAATGGAAATCCAAATTTGTCATTCGTCCACAAGAGATATCCAACCATCCTGAAGTGATTCGTAGAATGGGACTGATTGCTATGAATACTGCTATCGAAGTTGATATTTACGGAAATGTAAACTCCACTCACGTGATGGGGACATCCATGATGAACGGAATAGGTGGTTCAGGTGACTTTACGAGAAATTCCCATTTGTGTATTTTTATGACACCGTCTCTTGCCAAAGATGGAAATATTTCTGCTGTGGTCCCGATGGTATCGCATACTGATCATAATGAACATTCAACAATGGTATTTGTCACGGAACAAGGATTAGCTGATCTAAGGGGTTGTCCTCCTAAAAAAAGAGCAGAACTGATTATTAACAACTGCGCTCATCCCATTTACCGCGATAAACTTCGTGAATATTATGAAAATGCCCTTCGTGTTTCCAAAGGGAAACATACTCCTCATGATTTGGAACGTGCCCTTTCTTGGCATGTCCAATTCTTAAAAACAGGAAGTATGAAGTGA
- a CDS encoding transglycosylase domain-containing protein, with the protein MNHQTNSFFLILEVLYGHLKDLIRFFWVRRVRFLTLGIVFGIFLSFFFLGGAYVVWSGEEARVHKSLEKYRSEVSNFYDSFQPKSVKILDRSGKVMGEFYRRNFRPIRTDNLGKHNVIVWAVLSSEDREFFSHSGLNYTAIGRAVVTNLVQFRLSQGGSTISQQLAKLTLNLGKRNLFNKLTELYCTFYIESQYSKEEILAMYLNQIFLGEGNTGVEEAARYYFRKPASELSPEEAALLVGIIPAPSVYNPVRNLGIALSRQKRVLYDMARNPELHPSQKEIPHKFSDSIELNLKKFKTIYKVKENKDEEGNPKYSSEIGKYGADKDFRVNLAPDFNSEIRRFILEKFSNEDLEERGLLVYTTLDLEKQRLAEEALRVGVDSVRADLTKQESDYQSKGKADLAEVTRAILPQLSGSMISLDPETGDVEAMVGGYKISNVFRFNRAEDARRQPGSTIKALVYALAFEKRIVNPSSKIRDEKLDISGYSPKNWYKGYKGEITVRQALAQSVNTVSVKLLHEIGISYFVQKLSAILSIPEEEADVRFQRNLSLALGSGELSPMELSVIYATLMNGGRRVTPRKILKITDLDGNEFYSTVANEAAEQILDPVACAMAINTLQSVLTEEGTMTLKRKEGEPFLYAGKTGTVQSPKLKSSRWKGLKGVRDVWFAGLTPRNVTVVWVGHDEGAPFPGSGSGVSGGIWYRYTQNVKSKLGMGNQLISNFVGDFVKVDVCADDGTIIETTPDYVCKVPLYAQYYYIGDLPPKRAGFAKQEPLNQNTNLKPEPMDEDDSEISTYDSQGSRIQPTAVDSVELEPPLIENRRARYNEETP; encoded by the coding sequence ATGAACCATCAAACCAATTCCTTTTTTCTCATCCTAGAAGTATTGTATGGTCATTTAAAAGACCTAATTCGTTTTTTCTGGGTTAGGCGAGTCAGGTTTTTGACTTTAGGAATTGTATTTGGAATTTTTTTGTCTTTTTTCTTTTTAGGTGGAGCTTATGTGGTGTGGTCTGGAGAAGAAGCCCGGGTCCATAAGTCTTTAGAAAAATATAGATCGGAAGTTTCCAACTTTTACGATAGTTTTCAACCAAAGTCAGTTAAGATTTTGGATCGAAGTGGCAAAGTGATGGGTGAGTTCTACAGAAGAAACTTTCGTCCGATCAGAACTGATAATTTGGGGAAACACAATGTGATTGTATGGGCAGTTCTTTCTTCCGAAGATAGAGAGTTTTTTTCCCACTCTGGTTTGAATTATACGGCCATTGGTCGAGCAGTTGTTACCAATTTGGTGCAGTTTCGATTGTCACAAGGTGGATCTACCATCTCACAACAGTTAGCAAAACTCACCTTAAACTTAGGGAAACGTAATTTATTTAATAAATTAACCGAACTCTATTGTACCTTCTATATCGAAAGCCAATATTCAAAAGAAGAAATTTTGGCCATGTATTTAAACCAAATATTTTTGGGAGAAGGGAATACTGGTGTAGAAGAAGCGGCAAGATATTATTTTAGAAAACCGGCATCGGAACTAAGCCCAGAAGAGGCTGCCTTACTTGTCGGGATTATACCAGCTCCAAGTGTATATAATCCCGTTCGGAATTTGGGAATAGCACTTTCTAGACAAAAACGCGTGTTATATGATATGGCTCGGAATCCAGAACTCCATCCATCTCAAAAGGAAATACCTCATAAGTTTTCCGATTCAATAGAACTGAATTTAAAAAAGTTTAAAACCATCTATAAGGTAAAGGAAAACAAAGACGAAGAGGGTAATCCAAAGTATTCAAGTGAAATTGGAAAATATGGAGCTGATAAAGACTTTCGTGTTAATTTAGCTCCTGATTTTAATTCAGAAATTCGACGTTTTATTTTAGAAAAGTTTTCTAATGAGGACTTGGAAGAACGTGGCCTACTTGTTTACACAACTTTAGACTTAGAAAAACAAAGACTCGCCGAAGAAGCATTACGAGTAGGAGTTGATTCTGTTAGAGCAGACCTCACCAAACAAGAGTCAGATTATCAGAGTAAAGGTAAGGCAGATTTAGCAGAGGTTACCCGTGCGATTTTACCACAGTTGAGTGGCTCTATGATTTCATTAGATCCTGAAACAGGAGATGTGGAAGCAATGGTAGGTGGATATAAAATTTCAAATGTATTTCGATTTAATAGAGCTGAAGATGCAAGAAGGCAGCCTGGTTCCACCATCAAAGCACTTGTGTATGCACTAGCCTTTGAAAAACGCATAGTCAATCCATCATCCAAAATTAGAGACGAAAAATTAGATATCTCGGGATATTCACCAAAAAACTGGTATAAAGGATATAAGGGAGAAATCACTGTAAGGCAAGCATTGGCTCAGTCGGTCAACACCGTCTCTGTTAAGTTGTTACATGAAATTGGGATTTCTTATTTTGTTCAAAAATTAAGTGCCATCCTTTCGATTCCTGAAGAAGAAGCCGATGTCCGATTCCAAAGAAATTTATCCTTAGCACTGGGGTCTGGGGAACTTAGCCCTATGGAACTTTCTGTGATTTATGCTACCCTGATGAATGGGGGAAGGCGTGTCACACCTAGGAAAATTTTGAAGATAACCGATTTGGATGGAAACGAGTTTTATAGCACAGTTGCCAATGAGGCCGCAGAACAAATCTTAGATCCTGTTGCCTGCGCAATGGCAATCAACACCCTACAATCAGTTTTGACAGAAGAAGGAACTATGACTTTGAAGCGAAAAGAAGGGGAACCTTTTTTATACGCTGGAAAAACAGGTACAGTCCAATCTCCCAAACTAAAATCATCTAGGTGGAAAGGTTTGAAAGGAGTTCGTGATGTCTGGTTTGCAGGTCTAACTCCAAGAAATGTAACGGTTGTTTGGGTAGGGCATGATGAGGGCGCACCTTTCCCTGGTTCGGGGTCAGGGGTTTCTGGTGGGATTTGGTATCGATACACACAAAATGTAAAATCAAAACTCGGAATGGGGAATCAATTGATTTCGAATTTTGTAGGGGATTTTGTAAAGGTAGATGTTTGTGCTGATGACGGAACCATCATTGAAACCACTCCAGATTACGTTTGTAAGGTGCCTTTGTATGCGCAGTATTATTATATTGGTGATTTGCCACCTAAACGAGCAGGTTTTGCAAAACAAGAACCTTTAAACCAAAATACAAACCTGAAACCAGAACCAATGGATGAGGATGATTCGGAAATTTCTACCTATGACTCACAAGGAAGTCGTATCCAACCGACGGCTGTGGATTCAGTGGAATTAGAACCACCTCTTATAGAAAATCGGCGAGCACGTTATAACGAAGAAACTCCTTAG
- a CDS encoding ABC transporter substrate-binding protein has protein sequence MRTLSLVFFLLSLTFCRKETPDFDLKVALPSDPSHLDPLHITDLSGQKLAKFIHQSLWIQNPEGFHSPWIHSYKKIPHPAKNLWWFQLDPSSPSVEDIQFSLSRLVLESYPRKGDYQFLVHVQSLPENQLELEFKPGTLETEWKEKLSLPFASIIGKKEWETNTFKSYGKYKLIDWKKNEYIDVHRQKEEEKKFPEKIRFLILPQSSTSLFLYRKGKLDAFKLTDFLLSLPEANSELTLTKKGRSVQYVAINQNNPCFDNHFRAAVNFSIPRELIISKLLENHADLSYGPVPIQYIEKMAKGKIITGEIYNKDLAKKELEQSTCFPKIKFTELEFRMRGDDENQAKGRAIKQALEEIGLTIKLKPMEKAPLYKENGEGKGDLTLLTWYSDFDSVWNFLDPLFHPNKVGNGGNRSFYQNKEVGNILDKPFKNNQDAIQAIEIIRNDKPWIFLWSIQENYLVSKEFLRYNVLADFL, from the coding sequence ATGAGAACCTTATCCCTCGTTTTCTTTCTCTTGTCCCTCACTTTTTGCCGGAAGGAAACTCCCGATTTTGATCTAAAAGTGGCACTTCCTTCAGACCCTTCCCATTTGGATCCACTCCATATTACTGATTTATCGGGTCAAAAATTGGCGAAATTCATCCACCAGAGCCTTTGGATCCAAAATCCAGAAGGATTCCACTCTCCTTGGATTCATTCCTACAAAAAAATCCCGCATCCCGCAAAGAACCTTTGGTGGTTCCAATTGGATCCTTCCTCCCCATCTGTGGAAGATATTCAGTTTAGTTTGTCTCGATTGGTCCTAGAATCCTATCCAAGAAAAGGGGACTATCAGTTCTTAGTCCATGTTCAAAGTTTACCAGAAAACCAATTGGAGTTAGAATTCAAACCAGGCACTTTGGAAACCGAATGGAAAGAGAAACTCAGTTTACCTTTTGCTTCTATCATTGGGAAAAAAGAATGGGAAACAAATACTTTCAAATCCTATGGAAAATACAAACTCATCGATTGGAAAAAAAACGAATACATCGATGTCCATAGACAAAAAGAAGAGGAAAAGAAATTTCCGGAAAAAATCCGTTTTCTCATCTTACCACAATCTTCCACTTCTTTGTTTTTATATCGCAAAGGGAAGTTAGATGCGTTTAAGCTCACAGACTTCCTTCTTTCTTTGCCTGAAGCAAATTCTGAACTCACTCTTACCAAAAAAGGTAGATCCGTTCAATATGTGGCAATCAACCAAAATAACCCATGCTTTGATAACCACTTTCGCGCCGCAGTTAATTTTTCCATTCCCCGCGAACTTATCATCAGTAAACTCTTAGAGAACCATGCAGATCTTAGTTATGGTCCAGTTCCTATTCAATACATCGAAAAAATGGCGAAAGGAAAAATTATAACCGGCGAAATATATAACAAAGATTTGGCGAAAAAAGAACTAGAACAATCCACATGTTTCCCCAAAATTAAATTTACCGAATTGGAATTTCGAATGCGTGGCGATGACGAAAACCAAGCCAAAGGAAGAGCCATTAAACAAGCGTTAGAAGAAATTGGTCTTACCATCAAATTAAAACCAATGGAAAAAGCTCCCTTGTATAAAGAGAATGGAGAGGGGAAAGGGGATCTTACATTACTTACTTGGTATTCTGATTTTGATTCTGTATGGAATTTTTTAGACCCACTATTTCATCCGAATAAAGTAGGCAATGGCGGAAACCGCTCCTTTTATCAAAATAAAGAGGTGGGAAATATTTTAGATAAACCTTTTAAGAACAACCAAGATGCAATCCAAGCCATAGAAATCATACGTAATGACAAACCCTGGATATTTCTTTGGTCGATCCAGGAGAACTATTTGGTCTCTAAGGAGTTTCTTCGTTATAACGTGCTCGCCGATTTTCTATAA
- a CDS encoding metal-sensitive transcriptional regulator yields the protein MSLSENQTKLIHRINRIQGQLEAIKNTITTEEKDCEKAILLLKAAHQAMKKFGEAYIHEYMDTCFKEKKSVQNIETDVKKAITAAFSL from the coding sequence ATGAGCCTTTCGGAAAACCAAACCAAACTGATCCACCGTATCAATCGAATCCAGGGACAGCTGGAAGCAATCAAGAATACCATCACGACGGAAGAAAAAGACTGCGAAAAAGCAATTTTACTTTTAAAAGCCGCTCACCAGGCCATGAAAAAATTTGGCGAAGCATACATCCACGAATACATGGACACCTGCTTTAAAGAAAAAAAATCCGTTCAGAATATCGAAACGGACGTTAAAAAAGCCATCACAGCCGCGTTTTCTCTCTAA
- a CDS encoding YgaP-like transmembrane domain produces MFLASTKSWYLERVVYFIAGLFSLVGVSLGTFVSPWWYLLNLLVGVNLVVFSTVGFCPMAILLNKLGFEPKVKD; encoded by the coding sequence ATGTTTCTTGCTTCAACAAAATCTTGGTATTTGGAACGAGTGGTATATTTCATTGCAGGACTTTTTAGTCTCGTGGGGGTATCACTTGGAACTTTTGTTTCACCTTGGTGGTATTTATTGAATCTGCTTGTGGGTGTAAACTTGGTTGTTTTTTCAACCGTTGGTTTTTGTCCAATGGCAATTCTTTTGAACAAACTTGGTTTTGAACCTAAGGTTAAGGACTAA
- a CDS encoding zinc ribbon domain-containing protein, producing the protein MDFLLYLYCLVFGIILIAPFLLFHYRFRLDESPFGKDEDAHLKPIAEKKRNLLDSLKDIRSDFDSGKLTEEEFQIQSLPYIEALDSVELELKTKMTNVTVLSTPKINENWTCSNCGSFVAVPNAKFCPNCGTSRLA; encoded by the coding sequence ATGGATTTTCTCTTATACCTGTATTGTCTCGTTTTTGGAATCATTCTGATCGCTCCTTTTTTGTTGTTTCACTACCGGTTCCGACTAGATGAATCTCCTTTCGGAAAGGATGAAGATGCCCATCTCAAACCAATTGCTGAAAAAAAAAGAAACCTACTCGATTCACTCAAAGACATTCGTTCTGATTTTGATTCTGGAAAATTAACAGAAGAAGAGTTCCAAATTCAGTCACTTCCTTATATAGAAGCTTTGGATTCCGTCGAATTGGAATTAAAAACCAAAATGACAAACGTAACTGTACTAAGCACTCCTAAAATCAATGAAAACTGGACTTGCTCTAACTGTGGTTCGTTTGTAGCTGTACCAAATGCAAAGTTTTGTCCTAACTGCGGAACAAGTAGGCTCGCTTAA